One Punica granatum isolate Tunisia-2019 chromosome 3, ASM765513v2, whole genome shotgun sequence genomic window carries:
- the LOC116201472 gene encoding AP2/ERF and B3 domain-containing transcription factor At1g51120-like: MFGSSRGDEWMVLQSRKRQRHDQRTGPSVKFRGVLPQPNGNWGAQIYANHQRIWLGTFRTETEAAMAYDSASIKLRRGDTQRNFPVTQYTCLEPTFQDNFTEEEILDRIKDGTYQSKFRDFIRNLSGNQGKTKDALCHPQRRMNSNSGQISCRQLFHKELTPSDVGKLNRLVIPKKYAVKHFPCIMESRNGHEGRENYVDDTELVFHDRLMKVWKFRYCYWKSSQSFVFTRGWNQFVREKELRAKDVVTFYTCTYVNRAEKEADAFLLIDVNYFEGECNDNGMEPPLQNKEELELKLGKGCSLGVYDNEEAEEEECKEEENGVRLFGVQIN, from the coding sequence ATGTTCGGTTCTAGCAGGGGAGATGAATGGATGGTGTTGCAGTCCCGGAAGCGCCAGAGGCACGATCAGCGGACTGGCCCATCGGTGAAGTTTAGAGGGGTCCTGCCCCAGCCAAACGGAAACTGGGGGGCCCAGATTTATGCAAACCATCAGAGGATTTGGCTTGGGACCTTCAGGACCGAGACGGAGGCGGCAATGGCGTACGACAGCGCCTCCATCAAGCTCCGTAGGGGCGACACCCAGAGGAACTTTCCGGTGACGCAATACACATGTCTCGAGCCGACCTTTCAGGATAATTTTACGGAGGAGGAGATTCTCGACAGGATCAAAGACGGAACGTACCAATCGAAGTTCAGGGATTTTATCAGGAACCTATCAGGAAATCAGGGGAAAACAAAGGATGCTCTGTGCCACCCCCAGAGGAGGATGAATTCGAACTCAGGGCAGATATCGTGCCGACAGCTTTTCCATAAGGAGCTGACACCAAGCGATGTCGGGAAGCTGAATAGGCTCGTGATCCCGAAGAAATATGCTGTCAAGCACTTCCCATGCATAATGGAGTCCAGGAATGGCCACGAGGGTCGGGAAAACTACGTGGATGACACCGAGCTGGTCTTCCATGACAGGCTCATGAAGGTGTGGAAGTTCAGGTACTGCTACTGGAAGAGCAGTCAGAGCTTCGTGTTCACGAGGGGGTGGAACCAGTTCGTGCGGGAGAAGGAGCTGAGAGCGAAAGATGTCGTCACGTTTTATACCTGCACATACGTGAACCGGGCAGAGAAGGAGGCAGACGCATTTTTGCTGATCGATGTAAATTATTTCGAGGGCGAGTGTAACGATAACGGGATGGAGCCGCCCTTGCAAAATAAGGAAGAATTGGAGTTGAAACTGGGAAAAGGTTGCAGCCTTGGGGTATATGACAATGAGGAAGCAGAAGAGGAAGAGTGTAAGGAAGAAGAGAATGGAGTTAGGTTGTTTGGGGTACAAATAAACTGA
- the LOC116200291 gene encoding uncharacterized protein LOC116200291: MSNYTYESCTVEAPDGIKLHTRIFKPNPDIRRDNLGIVLVHPYSVLGGCQALLKGIAVGLAEKGYLAVTFDMRGVGRSTGRASITGFAEVKDVVSVCKWVCGNSDLSVDRILLAGSSAGAPISGSAVDQVEQVIGYVSLGYPFGMLSSILFGRHHKNILQSPKPKLFVMGTRDGFTSVKQLRSKLSGAAGRADIHLIEGAGHFQMEGPAYDAQMVSLILDFVASL, encoded by the exons ATGTCCAATTACACGTACGAGTCCTGCACGGTCGAGGCCCCCGACGGGATCAAGCTCCACACCCGGATCTTCAAACCCAACCCCGACATCCGAAGGGACAACCTCGGCATCGTCCTCGTCCACCCCTACTCCGTCCTCGGCGGCTGCCAGGCTCTCCTGAAGGGAATCGCGGTTGGATTAGCCGAAAAGGGCTACTTAGCCGTGACCTTCGACATGAGGGGCGTCGGGAGGTCCACCGGGAGGGCCTCCATTACTGGGTTCGCGGAAGTTAAGGATGTCGTGTCGGTCTGCAAGTGGGTCTGCGGGAACAGCGATCTCTCTGTCGACAGGATTTTGCTTGCGGGTTCATCTGCAG GTGCGCCGATCTCAGGTTCAGCAGTGGATCAGGTTGAGCAAGTAATTGGCTACGTGAGCCTCGGATATCCTTTCGGGATGCTATCATCCATCCTCTTTGGGCGTCACCATAAGAATATTCTGCAGTCCCCGAAGCCCAAGCTCTTTGTGATGGGAACTCGAGATGGATTTACGAGTGTGAAGCAGCTAAGGAGCAAGCTCAGCGGAGCTGCAGGACGTGCTGATATCCACCTAATCGAAGGAGCAGGACACTTCCAAATGGAAGGACCAGCTTATGATGCTCAGATGGTGAGTCTTATCCTTGACTTCGTTGCATCTTTGTAG
- the LOC116202016 gene encoding GATA transcription factor 29-like has protein sequence MRDKSLEAGAPFFPQRTGERNIGGRPRESHLFPRPNPAGHGGGLANFPATSTISSPSPPPSSAGYNYNYQNPSYARFPASPAAPMNGNNGFPMSTARKYLEEVMVDSSGAPPGNSIANNNTSYMYNGRNSSMPRRGLGSNAPVQNPIKRCSNYNCNTTDTPMWRRGPFGPKTLCNACGIKYRKEEEKQKVKTARALGNSRAGRWSLSHF, from the exons ATGAGGGACAAAAGTCTCGAGGCTGGAGCTCCGTTTTTTCCCCAAAGGACCGGAGAACGTAACATTGGAGGGAGGCCCAGGGAAAGCCATTTATTTCCAAGACCAAACCCTGCAGGACATGGTGGTGGTCTTGCCAACTTCCCTGCAACCTCCACCATATCATCACCATCACCACCACCATCCTCGGCTGGCTATAATTACAATTATCAGAATCCATCATATGCCCGCTTCCCGGCATCACCAGCTGCTCCAATGAATGGTAACAATGGCTTCCCAATGTCTACTGCAAGAAAATATCTCGAGGAGGTCATGGTCGACTCCTCTGGTGCCCCTCCTGGTAACAGTATTGCCAACAACAACACCAGTTACATGTACAATGGGAGGAACTCTTCGATGCCGAGGAGAGGATTGGGGAGTAATGCACCTGTTCAGAACCCTATCAAGAGGTGCTCGAACTACAACTGCAACACCACTGATACTCCAATGTGGCGCCGTGGTCCCTTCGGCCCCAAG ACACTTTGTAATGCATGCGGCATAAAGTACCggaaagaggaggagaagcaGAAGGTGAAAACGGCAAGGGCGCTCGGCAACTCCAGGGCCGGTCGCTGGTCACTTTCCCATTTTTAA
- the LOC116200290 gene encoding protein EMSY-LIKE 3-like isoform X1: protein MDYDLSDSSGTDDDLPPSHQNRFQRGGGRATGDGRSAIVGAAPLPRVHNEMEIQIHLIEQEAYCSVLRAFKAQSDAITWEKEGLITELRKELRVSDEEHRELLSRVNADDMIRRIREWRKAGGPGPGLLSKSKPVHDQAPSPTMSASRKKQKTTGTVASLPFPAFHPSMQPSSSALRCGPSSISKNKKQKSSYVSLQYPSAGASGRAHGAKRSSLGAFATNEPGEAANFDPLIGKKVWTRWPDDNNFYEAVITNYNPAKGLHALMYDINTENETWEWINLKEIPPEDIRWEGEDPGISHKGGRPGQGRGPKKPVVREGNVGGGLGMVRGTTKTHQPKKGFTPSQNGNTKKGLSDIVILHTDTLIRELEKVLSTSNSDPAEIEKAKRVLKEHEEALEDAIARLEDASDGESADGAGQRAWRKRPYEEVGERRVESSVGDKTARDI, encoded by the exons ATGGATTATGATTTATCGGACAGTAGCG GAACAGACGATGACCTTCCTCCTTCCCATCAGAATAGATTCCAAAGAGGTGGAGGACGTGCTACCGGAGATGGAAGGTCTGCTATTGTAGGAGCAGCACCATTGCCTAGGGTTCACAACGAGATGGAAATTCAGATCCACCTTATAGAGCAAGAAGCTTACTGTTCTGTTCTTCGGGCCTTCAAGGCTCAGTCTGATGCCATCACTTGG GAAAAGGAAGGCTTAATTACTGAACTCAGAAAAGAGCTGCGAGTGTCAGATGAAGAACACAGGGAGCTCCTGTCACGAGTCAATGCTGACGACATGATTCGGAGGATAAG agaatggaggaaagcCGGTGGACCTGGACCAGGCCTGCTCAGTAAATCTAAGCCAGTTCATGACCAAGCTCCTAGCCCCACAATGTCGGCATCTAGGAAGAAACAAAAAACGACAGGGACAGTGGCTTCTTTGCCCTTTCCAGCATTCCATCCCTCTATGCAGCCATCTTCATCTGCATTGAGATGTGGACCTTCCTCAATTTCCAAAAATAAGAAGCAGAAATCA TCATATGTTTCCTTGCAGTACCCTTCTGCCGGTGCTAGTGGGAGGGCCCACGGTGCTAAGAGGAGCTCCTTGGGTGCCTTTGCAACAAATGAGCCTGGTGAGGCAGCAAATTTCGATCCATTGATAGGAAAGAAAGTTTGGACGAGGTGGCCGGATGACAATAACTTCTATGAAGCTGTAATTACCAATTACAACCCAGCCAAG GGTCTTCATGCGTTGATGTACGATAtaaacaccgaaaatgaaaCATGGGAATGGATCAATCTCAAAGAG ATACCTCCAGAAGATATTCGATGGGAAGGTGAGGATCCCGGGATTTCACATAAAGGAGGCCGTCCTGGACAAGGCCGGGGGCCCAAGAAGCCTGTGGTGCGCGAAGGCAATGTTGGCGGTGGCCTAGGGATGGTTAGAGGAACCACGAAAACTCATCAACCCAAAAAAGGATTTACTCCCTCACAGAATGGCAACACCAAGAAGGGTCTAAGTGATATCGTAATACTTCACACAGATACCCTTATTAGGGAG CTGGAGAAGGTTCTTAGCACCAGTAATTCTGATCCCGCAGAGATTGAGAAGGCAAAGAGAGTGCTCAAG GAGCATGAGGAAGCCCTTGAAGATGCAATTGCGAGACTCGAGGACGCATCCGATGGAGAAAGTG CAGATGGTGCCGGACAAAGAGCCTGGAGAAAACGGCCATACGAAGAGGTGGGTGAACGTAGAGTCGAAAGTTCAGTTGGTGATAAGACAGCGAGGGACATCTGA
- the LOC116200290 gene encoding protein EMSY-LIKE 3-like isoform X2, whose product MDYDLSDSSGTDDDLPPSHQNRFQRGGGRATGDGRSAIVGAAPLPRVHNEMEIQIHLIEQEAYCSVLRAFKAQSDAITWEKEGLITELRKELRVSDEEHRELLSRVNADDMIRRIREWRKAGGPGPGLLSKSKPVHDQAPSPTMSASRKKQKTTGTVASLPFPAFHPSMQPSSSALRCGPSSISKNKKQKSYPSAGASGRAHGAKRSSLGAFATNEPGEAANFDPLIGKKVWTRWPDDNNFYEAVITNYNPAKGLHALMYDINTENETWEWINLKEIPPEDIRWEGEDPGISHKGGRPGQGRGPKKPVVREGNVGGGLGMVRGTTKTHQPKKGFTPSQNGNTKKGLSDIVILHTDTLIRELEKVLSTSNSDPAEIEKAKRVLKEHEEALEDAIARLEDASDGESADGAGQRAWRKRPYEEVGERRVESSVGDKTARDI is encoded by the exons ATGGATTATGATTTATCGGACAGTAGCG GAACAGACGATGACCTTCCTCCTTCCCATCAGAATAGATTCCAAAGAGGTGGAGGACGTGCTACCGGAGATGGAAGGTCTGCTATTGTAGGAGCAGCACCATTGCCTAGGGTTCACAACGAGATGGAAATTCAGATCCACCTTATAGAGCAAGAAGCTTACTGTTCTGTTCTTCGGGCCTTCAAGGCTCAGTCTGATGCCATCACTTGG GAAAAGGAAGGCTTAATTACTGAACTCAGAAAAGAGCTGCGAGTGTCAGATGAAGAACACAGGGAGCTCCTGTCACGAGTCAATGCTGACGACATGATTCGGAGGATAAG agaatggaggaaagcCGGTGGACCTGGACCAGGCCTGCTCAGTAAATCTAAGCCAGTTCATGACCAAGCTCCTAGCCCCACAATGTCGGCATCTAGGAAGAAACAAAAAACGACAGGGACAGTGGCTTCTTTGCCCTTTCCAGCATTCCATCCCTCTATGCAGCCATCTTCATCTGCATTGAGATGTGGACCTTCCTCAATTTCCAAAAATAAGAAGCAGAAATCA TACCCTTCTGCCGGTGCTAGTGGGAGGGCCCACGGTGCTAAGAGGAGCTCCTTGGGTGCCTTTGCAACAAATGAGCCTGGTGAGGCAGCAAATTTCGATCCATTGATAGGAAAGAAAGTTTGGACGAGGTGGCCGGATGACAATAACTTCTATGAAGCTGTAATTACCAATTACAACCCAGCCAAG GGTCTTCATGCGTTGATGTACGATAtaaacaccgaaaatgaaaCATGGGAATGGATCAATCTCAAAGAG ATACCTCCAGAAGATATTCGATGGGAAGGTGAGGATCCCGGGATTTCACATAAAGGAGGCCGTCCTGGACAAGGCCGGGGGCCCAAGAAGCCTGTGGTGCGCGAAGGCAATGTTGGCGGTGGCCTAGGGATGGTTAGAGGAACCACGAAAACTCATCAACCCAAAAAAGGATTTACTCCCTCACAGAATGGCAACACCAAGAAGGGTCTAAGTGATATCGTAATACTTCACACAGATACCCTTATTAGGGAG CTGGAGAAGGTTCTTAGCACCAGTAATTCTGATCCCGCAGAGATTGAGAAGGCAAAGAGAGTGCTCAAG GAGCATGAGGAAGCCCTTGAAGATGCAATTGCGAGACTCGAGGACGCATCCGATGGAGAAAGTG CAGATGGTGCCGGACAAAGAGCCTGGAGAAAACGGCCATACGAAGAGGTGGGTGAACGTAGAGTCGAAAGTTCAGTTGGTGATAAGACAGCGAGGGACATCTGA